GCACAGGCCCCGGCTGCCGGGGTGGGTGAGAGGTGAGCGGGACCCGGCCCACCCGATGGACCCGCCACCATCTCGACGCGCTCGTCGAGTCCCCGGCGACCACCGCACCACCTGCCCCCGCGACGCCGCGGCCCCGCGTGTTGCCGCACCACGACATCTGGGACGCGTGGCCGCTGCAGCAATCCGACGGCGCTCCGGCCGTCGTCCACGGCGCCGGGCTCTGGATGGCGCTCTCCGCCCCGGCCGCGGGACATCCGGAGCATCGCCACGACCACGCCCGCATCCGGCTCCTGGCCAGGTCGGATGAGCGCTGGGACGACCTCGGGCACGTGTTCGCCGCCGGCACGTCCCTCGGCAGCCGCGAATGGTCAGGCTCCGCGGTCATCCGGCCAGACGGCACGGTGTCGGTCTTCTACACCGCGGCGGGCCGGGCCGGAGAATCCCGCCCGACCTTCCGCCAGCGAATCGTCGAAGCACGGCCGGAACTGCTTACCGGCGGGCAGGCCGTCGAACTCGAGCAGGGCGTCGAGCATCGCGAAGTCCTGCGTTCCGACGGCCGCTCCTACGAGCCGGCGGACGAGTTCGACGGCGGTCCGGGGCGGATCAGGGCCTTCCGCGACCCCAGTTGGTTTCGCGACCCCGCAGACGGGCGCGAATATCTCCTCGTCGCCGCCTCCGTACCCGGGCCCGAGGGCTTCATGGGTGCGGTCGCCATCGCCCGAGCAGCCTCCGGTGGCTGGGGCCTGCTCCCGCCCCTGCTGGTCGCGGACGGCGTCAACCACGAGATCGAACGCCCGCACGTCGTGGTCCACCGGTCGCGGTACTACCTCTTCTTCTGCACCACCCGCCGGTCGTTCCACCCCGCGGGCTCCGCGCCGACAGGTCTCTACGGCTTCGTCGCTCCCACACTGTGGGGCCCTTACGAACCTCTCAACCGGTCCGGTCTGGTCATCCAGAACCCTCCCGCACAACCCGACCAGGCTTACGCCTGGCTCGTCCTCTCCTCGCTCCGGGTGACGAGCTTCCTGAACTACCGGTCCGCCAACGGCAAGGATCCTGCCCAAGCG
The Streptomyces sp. CNQ-509 DNA segment above includes these coding regions:
- a CDS encoding glycoside hydrolase family 68 protein gives rise to the protein MSGTRPTRWTRHHLDALVESPATTAPPAPATPRPRVLPHHDIWDAWPLQQSDGAPAVVHGAGLWMALSAPAAGHPEHRHDHARIRLLARSDERWDDLGHVFAAGTSLGSREWSGSAVIRPDGTVSVFYTAAGRAGESRPTFRQRIVEARPELLTGGQAVELEQGVEHREVLRSDGRSYEPADEFDGGPGRIRAFRDPSWFRDPADGREYLLVAASVPGPEGFMGAVAIARAASGGWGLLPPLLVADGVNHEIERPHVVVHRSRYYLFFCTTRRSFHPAGSAPTGLYGFVAPTLWGPYEPLNRSGLVIQNPPAQPDQAYAWLVLSSLRVTSFLNYRSANGKDPAQAGPDEARAGFGGTFAPMLDLALEGTSTRVLRAPREEEWTAGDQPHPAS